In the Dromaius novaehollandiae isolate bDroNov1 unplaced genomic scaffold, bDroNov1.hap1 HAP1_SCAFFOLD_27, whole genome shotgun sequence genome, CACATCTGGCTCCAGCCATTTGGCCACtggcagaaatgccattttttggttgttttaaaatgtttgcagtaccTGGGCACTTGCTGAGCATACCATGCTCTCCAGCACGGGTAGTCTGTGAGTTCTGCCctttctttattttgctcctCTTTGGTTGAGGCTGCCAGGCTATTTTGTGTGCTCCACTGCactcgccctgctgcctgcactcttgctaatacaacccagAAAAAAGGTGGCCGTCCttgctacaagagcaccctgctgacttcttgtcaacttgatGTCCACCACAAGCCCCCGGTCCTTCCCcggatcctctttcttgtccttcttgaagacgGATGTCATGTTtggtgggggaggtggggagggccagggccaggcagcggctgtggggctgtgccagctcctgctgcactgctggtccctGAAGTGTGGAGAGAGGGGATGAGAGATGGGGCAGTGTGGGGGTGGCAGCAGATCAgcagggcagcggcagggagcagtgggagctgcagcgaggggtcatggccagtgtttctgcagcacagaagctgttatgttCATCTCATGCAGAAGTCCTGCAGTGACTCCAGGCAGAatcaggccatttccctggtgcccgtgccatcctcccagcaggatggggacataTAAGGAGGGCACTCTGCCATATCCCTACtctctggagagcctttcccaggtaagtgcatcagtgctggcctgcccgACCATTCCTGGGCCTCCCCCAtcctccccgcggggccccgagctggcggtgctgctctgcagagcaagtggCTGTGGGGCTATAGTGCCAcagggtgactccacactggtggtggtcagggtgggaagcagacccagcggCATGGGCACCATTGCACCTGACAGACCCCACCTACCAAGGGGCCTGTGGCCAGGGATGATGCTCTGCACAGTCGCAggcatttcaaatgcctcaggctgtgttcaagtgtgtcattaaatatagcCCATGGTTTTggattgaaggtgacatgaaccactctccaggctcccttcctgtgcctgcagggtccccactgcctcttgttggattgcagagccctcactagcctggacattcattGGTTTATACCTTCACTTTTGGATGACTCCACCTGATTttgagaagctccattcactgcccaccccgaggcacatggtgctcttgcagaggccctgggctctcctgggggatccatactccctttgagaaggataGGTATCAGCCTCCAGTCCTgtcatatgggagataccacttgaccattcaccacctccaggagcactgggcacccacaagtgccAAGTGAATCCAGCCTTCGTTCCCTAACAAATCAGCCcttgagctcatcgccttgagcccaAGGAgtgccctggaaaagcaacaggatctttcagggtgaaagtcctagagcacatttttgactccagctttggaagaagagcccttCAAGCTCCAAGCACTGAACTGAAGAAATCCTCTTTTATTAAAGGGACCacatctgacacagtgatagacatattcacagaagacctctgggtcagacagactgtGTTTGAGCTCCTGGGGAAGTGGAAggaattcaaatacttctgtacaaacatggtaatcacagggagaatgcccaaagcacaggagctGTTTGAGAGAAATTAGAAACCCCTTGTGAAGAAGGATGGGCaggttattgctgctgaactaataccagttgaatcagtttcttcagggcatccttgagctccttgttcctcatgctgtagatgagggggttcactgctggaggcaccactgagtacagaacagccaccaccagatccagagctggggaggagagggagggcggcttcaggtaggcaaaaaatgaagtgctgagaaacagggagaccacagccaggtgcgggaggcacatggaaaaggctttgtgtcgtccctgctcagaggggatcctcagcacagcagtgaagatctgcacgtaggacaccacaatgaaaatgaaacacccgaAGCTGAAACAGGCAGTAACCACATTGAGCCctacttccctgaggtaggcatctgcgcaggagagcttgaggatctggggaacttcacagaagaactgctccactgtgttgccttggcagagtggtattgaaaatgtgttcccagtgtgcaggagagcatagagaaaaccactggcccaggcagctgctgccattttgacacaagctctgctgtccatgatggtcccgtagtgcaggggtctgcagatggcaacatagcggtcataggccatgacagtgaggagacaatactcacccaagatgaaaaagatgacaaaaaagagctgggcagcacatcccgagtaggaaatggccctggtgtccctcagggaattggccatggatttggggacagtggtggagatggagccaaggtcgaggagggagaggttgaggaggaagaagtacatgggggtgtggaggtggtggtcgcaggctacggctgtgatgatgaggccgttgcccaggagggcagccaggtagatgcccaggaagagcgagaagtgcaggagctgtAACTCTTGTGTGTTCGCAAATTccaggaggaggaattcattcaggaagctgctgttggacatttcacTCCTTCTGGGCTTTCCGGACTGTCCAAGGAAGAACAGATAAAGACAAATTAGGACAGACTCCTCTGAGCAAAACTCTCTCGTAAAAatctcccaaacacacacacattacctctccccatctcagcagcacagtCACTGAGTTCTGCTGCTTCAGCTCTGGTTTGGGCTGGCCGAGTTTgttgtgaggagcaggggcctctgcccatgggctccagagcagTCAGCCCTGACCGACAGCACTGTGTACATGCAAACTGCGGtgactaaaatttatattcccagttccggtcagatttaatccactcataatgttgaagggatTTTCAGTATCTTCACTCTCACTTCTAAATACTGTGGGCTCATTAATAGTTTTAaggcttcttttgttttctttagctgaccctgtaACACCGGAGGAGGATTCTTGGAGGTAGATAtcttcagcattgctgctgcactcagagggaccagctgtgattccagagaggcaaaaggattccctctggctttagtgcagaggcaggagagctggcctgtccatctgccctACTCCCAGCTGCCCTGCGCTCACACCtaggaggtggaggacagttgcactcaagttacccaaaaaagaaatgatacggtggagagcagaggaatccacttccaaagtgcccatcagcactctttctgagcgtgtgtgaggcaggtctcagccccccccttctagccagcaacacctcgggctccttccagctccccacatccagcctcccagcagcatgtccgtggcctcagtatctaggtggcttcgccctggggcacctagataacacccagctgcagtgggagatctgggcccttctggagggcagcttgcagcccagccagacaccccagggaaatggcacaATGTCCTAAGGACGGGGTGTCCTGACAAGAgagctggctcattcccagccccccacactgccctgcattgcccagagccccacaggctagaggggcacttgggcacctcactgtcaaggacacgtctgcatggcaggacctgcagggtcagtgttgtctgaactgcatcagaaacccccctgcccagagagtccaaggggaaggacaagggcagcatgggcaggtgggaaacatggagcaataccatgacatttgtgcccagggaggcagggacaggcaggcacagaggggcactcaggagtgtgtcctctcctgcatgtccagctgccgaggaaacgactcctgccctggaccccacagccttgagagcagagggctgtgctggctggcagaggagaggaggtgctggagctgagggtttcctctcacactctgagcatgactctgctgcctggagccgtccctgcgggcagctgtttctctgtccccacgtctctgccctgtcagtgctcacagaccccatcccacccgctgggtgctcagctctgccctgcagaaacctcccgggggcaggacactgcccagggcacctccgtgtttgcaggtgctacggagcaggggagacaaaccttgttgaggctggaaaggtgctgctggctctgtgtgtaggctgaggggtggatgaaggcatttgctgagtgccttccagagctgctcctctctctgtGTTActgtctcagttctctctctaaaGCTGACAGATCCAATGCTATTTCACCCTgcccaaacagaaaataactgaaagcacagactcatgacagctccttccctttcatggttctcctgccttgaccttccttttggaaagtctcctccagacatgtcctgggagtgagctggagctgtgagcagccctgacccacgcagcaccatctcagcaggagaaggaacctgccctgccaggggtcactcctcccacccagagcttctcctcacagtgccatggggagctccccgggcaggctgaatGCTGACCCTCACGGGTGACagaaccactgccccaggcacacagcaccctgggtcacagggacactgctctgaattacagccctgggcagatgtgTACACACTCAGGCTTCACTCCCCTGCACCAGTCCTGGAAGGAAGTAGCCATAAGGCCCTGTCCTTGTAAAAGTGTGGTAGGGAATctgtgctctaaagcatctcctcctcctctgcaaaggagaagccaggagaaCAATCTTTAAAATCATGGGGGgggatgggtttagaagacccttCCTGGAACATCAGTAGCATTGCTCTACAggcagagacttactgtgtcaagggctgtgaagatttctcccacagtgagctctcctctggcctcccactccacactgccttccacttctcgctgccttctctcagctcatgtcagcagcagcaggcagtgcccgcagccctgctgctcttggcagaggagctgctcctgcacacagctgtgtctgggcagtgctgccaggttgccatgagctccctccatcccaggagcctggcccatcTTGGcaacagtggcccagctgaag is a window encoding:
- the LOC112985163 gene encoding olfactory receptor 14C36-like, with the translated sequence MAYDRYVAICRPLHYGTIMDSRACVKMAAAAWASGFLYALLHTGNTFSIPLCQGNTVEQFFCEVPQILKLSCADAYLREVGLNVVTACFSFGCFIFIVVSYVQIFTAVLRIPSEQGRHKAFSMCLPHLAVVSLFLSTSFFAYLKPPSLSSPALDLVVAVLYSVVPPAVNPLIYSMRNKELKDALKKLIQLVLVQQQ